DNA sequence from the Hyalangium ruber genome:
TAGCGGCAACCGCACGCTGGTGCTCGATGGGCTCGGCATCCGCTCGATCTTCCGGCGGGTCGTCGGCGCCGAGGAGGTGACCCGGGGCAAGCCCGCGCCGGACATCTTCCTCGCGGCGGCGCGCTCACTCGAGGTGGAGCCCGCGATGTGCGTGGTCTTCGAGGACGCGGTGAACGGCATCCTCGCGGCGCGCGCGGCTGGCATGTTCGCGGTGGGCATCACCTCAACGACACCCGCCGAGGTGCTGCGCGAGGCCGGCGCTCACTGGACGGCCCCGGACTTCGCCTCACTGCCTCCGGACCTCGAGGCCCGGCTCTTCGGGGCAAGCCCTCACGCCCCCGGGCGCCCCTGAGTCCATCACGCGGAAGCGGGGATCTTGATCCCCAGGGATGCCGCCTTCTTCACGGCGGCATTCGCGAGGTCCTGCTGCTCCTTGCACAGCTCTGCCTTGGTTGCCGCACAGTCCTTCGCGGCATCCCCCGCCTCGTTCAGCTCGAACGCGCGCTGCGTCCTCCGTCGACGCAGCCCCACGTCACACCGAGAATGAGCCCACTCCATCCTCCGGAGGATCCCCCCATGCTGGAACTCCGCACGGCTCGCCTTCTGCTCCGTCCCTTCCACACGAGTGACGAAGAGGCGCTCTTCCACCTCTGGAACGAGCCGCAGGTGCGCCGCTACCTCTGGGATGATCAGCCCGTCGCCCGTGAGGTCGTCCGGGAGCAGGTCACCGTGAGCGAGCAGGACTTCCGAGAGCGGGGCTTCGGGGAGTTCGGTCTCTTCCTGGCCGAGCGTCCGGGAGCGCTCATGGGCTTCTGCGGGCTCCGCTGCATCGACGGTGGCGAGGACGTCGAGTTGCTCTACGGCCTCCTGCCCGCCTTCTGGGGCCGGGGGCTGGCGACCGAGGCGGCCCAGGCCGTGCTCCGCTTCGCCTTCGAGCAGGTGGGACTGCGGGAACTCTGGGCAGGGGCCGACTTCGGCAACACCGCTTCCCTGCGCTGCCTCCACCGCCTGGGGATGACCGACGCGGGCGTGCGGCGCGTAGGGCCCGAGCAGCTTCCCGCCCAGTACTATCGCCTGCGGAGGCTGGACTTCGCCGCGAGTGCGGGGGCCTGAGACAGCTCCGACCTGCCCTCCTCCTATCCGACACCCCTCATCAGAAAGACGCCAGAAGCGGGGACGTTGTGTAGTGTGCGAGGCGCATGGCGACGCAAGCAGCCAGACTCCAGGTTCCCTCCGGTCCCTCCCGGCACGTCTACGACGTGATCGTCATGGGCAGCCAGGTCGGTGGGGCGCTCGCGGCCGCGCTCCTGGCCAAGCGCAGCCACCGGGTGCTGCTCATTGATCACGACGGCACGGGCACCGGCTACGAGCACGGCGGCTTCGTGCTGCCCTACGTCCCCTCCATTGCCCCGGGCCTCAAGACGATGCCCGTGGTGGAGGAGGCGTTCACCGAGCTGGGCATCACCACCACGGTGCAGCGCGCCCTGCGCCCCCACACCCCCGAGCTGCAGCTGATCCTCCCGCGCCACCGGGTGGACCTGCACACCGACCCCACCCGCCGCCGGGGGGAGCTGACGCGCGAGTTCGGAGAGACGGCCGAGGGCCTCTTCTCCGCGCTCACCGCCACCGCCAGCCAGCACGAGGCGAGCGATGCCTTCTTCAAGGAGCAGCCGCACCTGCCCCCCGAGGGCTTCTTCGAGACGTGGGGCCTGAAGAAGAAGATCGGCCAGCACCCGGGCCTGGAGACGCACCCCCGGCTGTCCAACAACACCCCGCCCGGAGCGCTGCTGCGCGGGCTGCTGCCCTTCCTCACCTTCCTGGACGAGCCCTCCTCGCCGCTGGCGCTCACCCGGCCCCTGTCCCAGACGCTCCAGGCGCCCCAACGCTACCCGGGCGGCAACGATGGCCTGCGCGAGCTGCTCGTCAGGCGCCTGTCCGAGCTGGGCGGCGACGTGCTCACCCGAGAGAACTCCGACAGCTACATCGTCGAGGAGCTCTCCTTTGATGGGCCCCGCTTCGCCGGAGTGAAGCTCCTGCGCTCGGACGTGCTCTACCGGGCCTCGTGCCTGGTGGCGGCCACGGACTCGGGGGCGATCCGGCGGCTGATCAAGGACCGCAAGCGGCACCGCGGCCTGCTGGAGCAACTGGACTCTTCCTCCACCAAGTCCATCCTCTTCGCGGTGAACTGGGTGGTGCCGGTGGAAGCCCTGCCCCGAGGCATGGGCGAGTTGCTCCTGGTGGAGACCGGAGACAAGGAGCTGCAGCCGCTCATGGTCCAGGTACACCCGGCCCGCACGCCCAGTGGCAAGGAGGACGAGTCGCTGCGCGTGGTGTGCGCCGGAGCCTTCGTGCCCGCCAGCGTGCGCGAGCTGGGCGAGGAGCACATGCAGGCCCTGGCCCACCGCATCGATGAGCAGCTCGACGCGCTGATGCCCTTCACCAAGCAGAAGCGGGTGCTGCGCTCGGCCCCTTACCTGGACGCCGGGGAGGTTCGCGGCAGCCGGCTGATGCCCCATCCGCTCTACTCCTTCGAGGCGGAAGCCTTCCTGGGGATCACGGGGTTGAAGCAGCGCACGCCGGCGAAGAACATCCTCCTCGCCGGCCGCGAGGTGCTGCCCGGCCTGGGGCTGGAGGGCGAGCTCCTTTCAGGGATGCGCGCCGCGCGGCTCGTGCAGGAGATGCTCAAGAAGAAGAATCCCCTCAAGGGATAGCGGCGGATCGGCTGGATTTTCGGGTGATTTCTGGTAGGTTCCGCCGCTCTTTTCGGGCCTAGGACTACATCGCCCCTGTTTTCAAGGAGTTAGCTGTCATGGCGTGGAAGTGTGACATCTGTGGGAAGAGGCCGCTGGTGGGCAACAACGTCTCCCACGCGAACAACAAGACCAAGCGTCGGACCCTGCCGAACCTCCAGAAGGTTCGGGCCAACGTCGAGGGCCGCACGGAGCGCGTTCTGGCCTGCACCCGCTGCATCAAAGCGGGCAAGGTGGTGAAGGCCGCTTAGCCGCGGGCGCTCGAGGGTGGGAAAGTCGCGTCCGAGCTCGCTCGCGCTCCCGCCCACCGAGCGGCTTCACCCCCTGGCGGATGATCTGGATCTCCTCTCCATCGAGGCGATCGTCCGTCGGTTGCATCAAGAAGACCTGGCGGCTGTCCGAGCGGTCCGTACCGCGCTGCCTTCCCTGGCGGAAGCGGCACGGGCCGTAGCGGATGCGTTGCGGGTCGGAGGCCGGCTGCTCTACGTGGGCGCCGGCACCAGTGGGCGACTCGGAGTGCTCGACGCGAGCGAGTGCCCCCCCACCTTTGGCACCCCACCCTCTCGAGTCCAAGCCCACATCGCCGGAGGCCGCCGGGCGCTGACCCGCGCCGTGGAGGGCGCGGAGGATGATCAATCCGCCGGAGCCAAGGCGGTGCGCCGCTTCCGGGCCGGGCCCAAGGACGTGGTGTGCGGCATCTCCGCCAGCGCGTCCACGCCCTACGTGCTCGGAGCGTTGGAGGAGGCGCGGAAGCGTGGGGCGCGGACGGTGCTCGTCTGCTGCAACCCGCCTGGAGAGCGTGCGCGGGCGGAAATCCTGATCCTGGCGCCGACGGGGCCCGAGCTGGTGGCGGGCTCCACCCGCTTGAAGGCGGGCACGGCCACCAAGCTGATCCTCAACGCGCTGACCACGGCGGCCTTCGTGTCCCTGGGCAAGGTGTACCGGGGGCGGATGGTGGACGTGCGGCCTGCGAACGCGAAGCTCCAGGCCCGCGCGGCGCGGATGGTGGCGGAGCTGACGGAGCTGCCCGCCCCCGAGGCGCGCCGGCTGCTGGAGGCGGCGGAGGGCTCGGTGAAGGTGGCGGTCGCGATGCACTTCACGGGGTTGGGGCCGAAGGAGGTCCGCGGGAAGCTGAGGACCCAGACCCTGCGCACCCTGGTCAATGCCAGGAAGCCAGGGGCCCGAAGGAATGCCCCCTCGCGCAAACGTTCCCAGCGAGCGTGAGACACAGCGCATACACTCCGGAGCATGAGCCGGCGTCCCATCAAAGCTGATCCCAGTCGCTCGCGCCTGTGCGTAGGGCTGCTCTCCGGAACGAGCGTGGACGCGGTCGAAGCGGTGCTCTGTCAAATCGAAGAGACGGGCGCGCAGGCACAGCTCAAGCTCGTGGCCCACCTCTCGCGCCCCTTCCCGCCAGACTTCATCCAGCGCGTCCTCTCCGTCAGCGACCCGCGCACCTTGTGCGAGCTCAACTTCGAGCTGGGCGAGCGCTTCGCCGAGGCGGCCCTGGCGGTCATCGCCCACGCGGGCCTGCGCCCCGGAGACGTGGACATCATCGGCTCGCATGGGCAGACGGTGGCGCACCTGCCCTCGAGCCTCTCGGCCACCCCCTCCACGCTGCAGATCGGCGAGGCCTCCGTCATCGCCGAGCGCACGGGCATCCCCGTGGTGAGCGATTTCCGCACACGGGACATGGCCGCGGGAGGGCAAGGCGCGCCGCTGGTCCCCTACTTCGACTGGGTGGTGTTCCGAAAGCCTGGGGCGGTGCGGGCGTTCCAGAACATCGGCGGCATCGCCAACGTGAGCGTGGTGGGAGACCGGCTGGACGACATCCTCGCCTTCGACACCGGGCCGGGGAACATGGTGCTGGACGGGTTGGCGC
Encoded proteins:
- the rpmB gene encoding 50S ribosomal protein L28; translation: MAWKCDICGKRPLVGNNVSHANNKTKRRTLPNLQKVRANVEGRTERVLACTRCIKAGKVVKAA
- the murQ gene encoding N-acetylmuramic acid 6-phosphate etherase produces the protein MGKSRPSSLALPPTERLHPLADDLDLLSIEAIVRRLHQEDLAAVRAVRTALPSLAEAARAVADALRVGGRLLYVGAGTSGRLGVLDASECPPTFGTPPSRVQAHIAGGRRALTRAVEGAEDDQSAGAKAVRRFRAGPKDVVCGISASASTPYVLGALEEARKRGARTVLVCCNPPGERARAEILILAPTGPELVAGSTRLKAGTATKLILNALTTAAFVSLGKVYRGRMVDVRPANAKLQARAARMVAELTELPAPEARRLLEAAEGSVKVAVAMHFTGLGPKEVRGKLRTQTLRTLVNARKPGARRNAPSRKRSQRA
- a CDS encoding anhydro-N-acetylmuramic acid kinase; this translates as MSRRPIKADPSRSRLCVGLLSGTSVDAVEAVLCQIEETGAQAQLKLVAHLSRPFPPDFIQRVLSVSDPRTLCELNFELGERFAEAALAVIAHAGLRPGDVDIIGSHGQTVAHLPSSLSATPSTLQIGEASVIAERTGIPVVSDFRTRDMAAGGQGAPLVPYFDWVVFRKPGAVRAFQNIGGIANVSVVGDRLDDILAFDTGPGNMVLDGLARRITQGQLQCDLDGQLSRQGTVIPSILAELLTHPFFALPPPRSAGREGFGEALVTWLWEQPRNKPEDLITTALAFTVEATARAYEAYVLPRYGSLEAVYVSGGGSRNPTLMERFSARLAPLPVRTLDALGFPEGAKEAACFALLAAEHLVGTPTNVPSATGARRRVVLGKLTP
- a CDS encoding HAD family hydrolase: MTAPSPLLAAIFDMDGTLVDNMRFHSEAWVALSQRLGLNATAERFEREFAGKKNEEILPILLGRPLAAEELAQLAEEKETHYRALYKPHLALIRGAEAFLGRIRETEIRLAVATAAPSGNRTLVLDGLGIRSIFRRVVGAEEVTRGKPAPDIFLAAARSLEVEPAMCVVFEDAVNGILAARAAGMFAVGITSTTPAEVLREAGAHWTAPDFASLPPDLEARLFGASPHAPGRP
- a CDS encoding GNAT family N-acetyltransferase, which translates into the protein MLELRTARLLLRPFHTSDEEALFHLWNEPQVRRYLWDDQPVAREVVREQVTVSEQDFRERGFGEFGLFLAERPGALMGFCGLRCIDGGEDVELLYGLLPAFWGRGLATEAAQAVLRFAFEQVGLRELWAGADFGNTASLRCLHRLGMTDAGVRRVGPEQLPAQYYRLRRLDFAASAGA
- a CDS encoding NAD(P)-binding protein; translated protein: MATQAARLQVPSGPSRHVYDVIVMGSQVGGALAAALLAKRSHRVLLIDHDGTGTGYEHGGFVLPYVPSIAPGLKTMPVVEEAFTELGITTTVQRALRPHTPELQLILPRHRVDLHTDPTRRRGELTREFGETAEGLFSALTATASQHEASDAFFKEQPHLPPEGFFETWGLKKKIGQHPGLETHPRLSNNTPPGALLRGLLPFLTFLDEPSSPLALTRPLSQTLQAPQRYPGGNDGLRELLVRRLSELGGDVLTRENSDSYIVEELSFDGPRFAGVKLLRSDVLYRASCLVAATDSGAIRRLIKDRKRHRGLLEQLDSSSTKSILFAVNWVVPVEALPRGMGELLLVETGDKELQPLMVQVHPARTPSGKEDESLRVVCAGAFVPASVRELGEEHMQALAHRIDEQLDALMPFTKQKRVLRSAPYLDAGEVRGSRLMPHPLYSFEAEAFLGITGLKQRTPAKNILLAGREVLPGLGLEGELLSGMRAARLVQEMLKKKNPLKG